A genomic region of Streptomyces sp. NBC_00247 contains the following coding sequences:
- a CDS encoding ABC transporter substrate-binding protein, whose amino-acid sequence MHRTRQLGRTAAVFAAVGALALTGCSGDSDDGKDGKATADPTASASQSPSSTVALPRLDGERISVAAVWTGAEQQNFTKVLDEFEKRTGAEVTFVPAQDPIVNFLGTKIAGGQPPDVAMIPQVGAIQQAVAKKWAKPVGNEARAQLGQNYAQVWQDLGAVDGTQYGVYYKAANKSLVWYNAQAFDNAGASEPKTWKDFLTTAETVSASGITPVSVGGADGWTLTDWFENIYLSQAGPEKYDQLAKHEIPWTDPSVKDSLTTLAQLFGKPELIAGGASGALQTEFPASVTQTFTGGDQPEAAMVFEGDFVAVNIAETDAKIGTDAKVFPFPAVGADSPVVTGGDAAVALKDTEGAQALLTFLASTDAAKISAGAGGFLSPNKSLDPAVYPNDVQRTMAEALIAAGDGVRFDMSDQAPQSFGGTPGKGEWKILQDFLKSPKDVAGTQRALESAAAEAYKS is encoded by the coding sequence ATGCACAGGACCAGACAACTGGGGCGGACGGCGGCGGTGTTCGCCGCGGTGGGCGCACTGGCGCTGACCGGCTGCTCGGGCGATTCGGACGACGGCAAGGACGGCAAGGCCACCGCGGACCCCACCGCGAGTGCGAGCCAGTCGCCCTCGTCGACCGTCGCCTTACCTCGTCTGGACGGTGAGCGGATATCCGTGGCCGCCGTGTGGACGGGCGCGGAACAGCAGAACTTCACCAAGGTCCTGGACGAGTTCGAGAAGCGGACCGGCGCGGAGGTCACCTTCGTCCCCGCGCAGGACCCGATCGTCAACTTCCTCGGTACGAAGATCGCGGGCGGCCAGCCGCCGGACGTGGCGATGATCCCGCAGGTGGGCGCGATCCAGCAGGCGGTGGCGAAGAAGTGGGCCAAGCCCGTCGGCAACGAGGCGCGGGCGCAGCTCGGCCAGAACTACGCGCAGGTCTGGCAGGACCTCGGCGCCGTGGACGGCACCCAGTACGGCGTCTACTACAAGGCCGCCAACAAGTCGCTGGTCTGGTACAACGCCCAGGCGTTCGACAACGCGGGCGCGAGTGAGCCGAAGACCTGGAAGGACTTCCTCACCACCGCCGAGACCGTGTCGGCCTCCGGGATCACCCCGGTATCGGTCGGCGGTGCGGACGGCTGGACCCTCACCGACTGGTTCGAGAACATCTACCTCTCCCAGGCGGGTCCGGAGAAGTACGACCAGCTGGCGAAGCACGAGATCCCGTGGACGGACCCGTCCGTGAAGGACTCGCTCACGACGCTGGCGCAGCTCTTCGGCAAGCCGGAGCTGATCGCGGGCGGCGCGTCCGGGGCGCTCCAGACGGAGTTCCCGGCCTCGGTGACGCAGACCTTCACCGGCGGGGACCAGCCAGAGGCGGCGATGGTCTTCGAGGGCGACTTCGTCGCCGTCAACATCGCGGAGACCGACGCGAAGATCGGTACGGACGCCAAGGTGTTCCCGTTCCCGGCGGTCGGCGCCGATTCCCCGGTGGTGACCGGCGGGGACGCGGCGGTGGCGCTGAAGGACACCGAGGGCGCCCAGGCGCTGCTGACCTTCCTGGCGTCCACGGACGCGGCGAAGATCTCGGCCGGGGCGGGCGGGTTCCTCTCGCCGAACAAGTCCCTGGACCCGGCCGTGTACCCGAACGACGTGCAGCGCACCATGGCCGAAGCGCTGATCGCGGCCGGGGACGGGGTCCGGTTCGACATGTCGGACCAGGCGCCCCAGTCCTTCGGCGGCACGCCGGGCAAGGGCGAGTGGAAGATCCTCCAGGACTTCCTGAAGAGCCCGAAGGACGTGGCGGGGACCCAGCGGGCGCTGGAGTCCGCCGCCGCCGAGGCGTACAAGAGCTGA
- a CDS encoding FHA domain-containing protein, whose product MQIRLTVLAPRTGHAPARACDVLLTAPAGTALAAVASALASAVQGSEGSLGGGAVILFAGRERLDAQRLSVGEPPLVDGAVLSLQSPGEDEPSSDDSVPARLHVVAGPDAGGVHLLHGGQIRIGRSADADVPLDDPDVSRLHCAVTVSGDGRVTVADLGSTNGTSLDGAEIGTRPVPLSAGALLRLGESTLRLTTGPRPPALATAPDGEGHLRVARPEADGPDPAHGHGSFAEEPRPAGHDSAFRQENSGPFPRPGAEPARRGGISAWARRLAGGRAGHEAQESEAVPAPRSVSGHSGFLTPSAPAGTWPDPAAVLLTALGPGPRLWERDPGHPEALVLRLGTTDRAELPSVPVTVGLREAGSLGLAGPWERLTGLARSAVAQLAALHSPTDLEIVLISTDRNRTTDERRHAWSWLGWLPHLRPMRGQDCRLLLAYDREQAAARTAELVRRLDESPLGPGWPHAGRDAVAEAADAWTGPNTVLVVDGDPGTAALRETTARLAGAGAAAGIHLICLAETPPSSPTSPVTATYEAACHASLAFRECGAVAMLSGDVATALRLLRTAGGQVAGHGTVATVDAVSPAWAERFGRALAPLRDEGPGAAADLAKTAALPPSSRLLDELGLARATPASLMARWASTAERQPGASVRPTPTPAPGRLRDPRDTPSPGRTLSTGPIRTAPLVGGQRTDSPDSGRTPYPSRTDSPDSGRTPYPGAPDTRTDSGRTPYPAPVPPTDSGRTPYPAPAPASAGEGAGGQAGRPVVVLGAGPRGPVSVDLADEGPHLLVEGPAGSGRTELLRAVAASLASAARPDRLGILLVDGAGAGGESGEPGEGLRPCTELPHVFSYLSASDPVRMREFARALGGELKRRAELLDGLDFTEWHIREEVSRRLVGQRPPSSSEQRGGLDTPAASSATGTLRLRTTDPRAVDPGPSPLPRLVVLADDFDALVAPALGSPGRPAAGSVVRALEAVARDGGRLGVHLVASSGRPDRTEDTELARGARLRIVLDAPVLPPSPDEPAPGRGRLGHPDGRVTPFQGGRVTGRIPRTATLRPTVVPLEWERMGDPPTRRPVRELGNGPTDLALLASALERAARSVNAERLPPLPPVSS is encoded by the coding sequence CACCCGGTGAGGACGAGCCGTCCTCGGACGACTCCGTCCCCGCCCGGCTGCACGTGGTCGCGGGCCCCGACGCGGGCGGTGTCCATCTGCTGCACGGCGGCCAGATCCGGATCGGCCGCTCCGCCGACGCGGACGTGCCGCTCGACGACCCCGACGTCTCCCGGCTGCACTGCGCGGTCACGGTCTCCGGCGACGGCCGGGTCACGGTCGCCGACCTCGGCTCCACGAACGGCACCTCGCTGGACGGTGCCGAGATCGGCACCCGGCCGGTCCCGCTGTCCGCGGGCGCCCTGCTGCGGCTCGGCGAGTCCACCCTCCGCCTCACCACCGGCCCCCGCCCCCCGGCGCTGGCGACCGCACCGGACGGCGAGGGGCATCTGCGGGTGGCCCGGCCGGAGGCCGACGGACCGGACCCGGCCCACGGGCACGGGTCGTTCGCCGAGGAGCCCCGGCCGGCCGGCCACGACTCGGCGTTCCGCCAGGAGAACTCCGGCCCGTTCCCCCGGCCCGGTGCGGAGCCGGCCCGGCGCGGCGGCATAAGCGCCTGGGCCCGTCGGCTGGCCGGGGGCCGCGCCGGCCACGAGGCGCAGGAGTCCGAGGCCGTGCCCGCCCCCCGGTCCGTCTCGGGGCACTCGGGGTTCCTGACCCCCTCCGCCCCGGCGGGCACGTGGCCCGACCCCGCGGCGGTGCTGCTGACCGCGCTCGGGCCGGGCCCCCGGCTCTGGGAGCGCGACCCCGGCCACCCGGAGGCGCTGGTCCTCCGGCTCGGCACGACCGACCGGGCGGAGCTGCCCTCGGTGCCGGTGACGGTGGGGCTGCGCGAGGCCGGTTCGCTGGGACTCGCCGGGCCGTGGGAGCGCCTCACCGGGCTGGCCCGCTCGGCGGTCGCCCAGCTCGCGGCCCTGCACTCCCCCACCGACCTGGAGATCGTGCTCATCAGCACGGACCGCAACCGCACGACGGACGAGCGGCGGCACGCCTGGTCCTGGCTGGGGTGGCTGCCGCATCTGCGACCGATGCGCGGACAGGACTGCCGGCTGCTTCTCGCGTACGACCGGGAGCAGGCGGCGGCCCGTACGGCGGAACTGGTCCGCAGGCTGGACGAGAGCCCGCTCGGTCCCGGCTGGCCGCACGCGGGCCGTGACGCGGTGGCCGAGGCCGCCGATGCCTGGACCGGTCCGAACACCGTGCTGGTCGTGGACGGCGATCCCGGGACGGCGGCGCTGCGGGAGACGACCGCACGGCTGGCGGGCGCGGGCGCGGCGGCCGGAATCCATCTGATCTGCCTGGCGGAGACCCCGCCGTCCTCGCCCACCTCCCCGGTCACCGCGACCTACGAGGCCGCCTGCCACGCCTCCCTCGCCTTCCGCGAGTGCGGGGCGGTCGCCATGCTCAGCGGGGACGTCGCGACCGCGCTCCGGCTGCTGCGCACGGCCGGCGGTCAGGTCGCCGGGCACGGCACGGTGGCGACCGTGGACGCCGTGTCGCCGGCTTGGGCGGAACGCTTCGGCCGGGCGCTGGCCCCCCTGCGGGACGAGGGTCCCGGGGCCGCGGCGGACCTCGCGAAGACCGCAGCCCTGCCGCCCTCCTCCCGGCTGCTGGACGAACTGGGCCTGGCCCGGGCCACCCCGGCATCGCTGATGGCCCGCTGGGCGTCGACGGCCGAACGCCAGCCCGGGGCTTCGGTCCGGCCCACGCCCACCCCCGCTCCGGGGCGGCTGCGCGACCCCCGGGACACCCCGAGCCCCGGCCGCACCCTCTCCACGGGCCCGATCCGGACCGCTCCCCTGGTCGGCGGCCAGCGCACCGACTCACCCGACTCGGGCCGCACCCCGTACCCGTCCCGCACCGACTCACCCGACTCCGGCCGCACCCCGTACCCCGGCGCCCCCGACACCCGCACCGACTCCGGCCGCACCCCGTACCCGGCGCCCGTGCCTCCTACGGACTCCGGCCGCACCCCGTACCCCGCGCCCGCACCGGCTTCGGCCGGTGAGGGGGCCGGTGGGCAGGCCGGACGGCCGGTGGTGGTGCTGGGGGCCGGGCCCCGGGGGCCGGTGAGTGTGGACCTCGCCGACGAGGGGCCGCACCTGCTCGTCGAGGGGCCCGCCGGCAGCGGGCGTACCGAACTGCTGCGGGCGGTCGCCGCCTCGCTCGCCTCGGCCGCCCGCCCCGACCGGCTCGGCATCCTGCTGGTGGACGGTGCCGGGGCGGGCGGGGAGAGCGGCGAGCCGGGTGAAGGGCTGCGCCCCTGCACCGAGCTGCCGCACGTCTTCTCGTATCTGTCGGCCTCCGACCCGGTCCGGATGCGCGAGTTCGCCCGTGCGCTCGGCGGCGAGCTGAAGCGCCGCGCCGAACTGCTCGACGGGCTGGACTTCACCGAGTGGCACATCCGCGAGGAGGTCTCCCGGCGGCTCGTCGGCCAGCGTCCGCCGAGCTCTTCCGAGCAGCGCGGGGGCCTCGACACCCCGGCCGCCTCCTCCGCGACCGGCACGCTGCGGCTGCGGACCACCGACCCGCGGGCGGTGGACCCGGGTCCGTCGCCGCTGCCCCGGCTGGTGGTGCTGGCCGACGACTTCGACGCGCTGGTCGCCCCGGCGCTCGGCAGCCCGGGACGGCCGGCCGCCGGGTCCGTGGTGCGGGCGCTGGAGGCCGTGGCGAGGGACGGCGGGAGACTCGGGGTGCATCTGGTGGCGTCCTCGGGCCGCCCGGACCGTACCGAGGACACCGAGCTGGCGCGCGGCGCCCGGCTGCGGATCGTGCTGGACGCGCCGGTGCTGCCGCCCTCGCCGGACGAACCGGCCCCGGGGCGGGGCAGGCTGGGGCATCCGGACGGCCGGGTCACCCCCTTCCAGGGCGGCCGGGTGACGGGCCGCATCCCGCGCACGGCGACCCTGCGTCCGACCGTCGTACCGCTGGAGTGGGAGCGGATGGGCGATCCGCCGACCCGCCGCCCGGTCCGCGAGCTGGGCAACGGTCCGACCGACCTGGCGCTCCTCGCCAGCGCGCTGGAGCGTGCGGCGCGGTCGGTGAACGCCGAACGGCTGCCCCCGCTGCCGCCCGTCTCCTCATGA
- a CDS encoding carbohydrate ABC transporter permease — MTTATTGGAGAVPPVHPGPPVRPRSGRSGRGVTGSRRTVAVAFLLPALVLLGALVVYPIAYSVYRSFLDQAGTGFAGLDNYRKLFTDDTIRTAVKNNLIWVVLAPTVSTALGLIFAVLTERIRWGTAFKLVVFMPMAISMLAAGIIFRLVYDEAPERGVANAVWVGVHDTFAKSAGFPKAHPLPVHPLKAGGGGSFVTETTVRAGVPVLLPLVGVVPEKMPKDAEPARTPAPDGDRITGTAWLDFTRGGGGKPNVVDPKELGLKGIEVEAVRGGKVVATATAGADGSFSLPAAAEGAVLRLPADNFREPYNGVSWLGPSLVTPGIIGSYVWMWAGFAMVLIAAGLAGLPRELLEAARVDGANEWQVFRRITVPLLAPVLAVVLVTLMINVLKVFDLIFIIAPGSSQDDANVLALQLYRSSFGTDADLGVGSAIAVLLLLLVIPVMAFNIRRIRKEGRR, encoded by the coding sequence GTGACGACAGCGACGACGGGGGGCGCCGGTGCGGTGCCCCCCGTCCACCCGGGTCCGCCCGTCCGCCCCCGTAGCGGCCGCTCCGGCCGCGGGGTCACCGGCTCCCGCCGAACCGTCGCGGTGGCGTTCCTGCTGCCCGCGCTGGTGCTGCTGGGCGCGCTGGTGGTCTATCCGATCGCCTACTCCGTCTACCGTTCGTTCCTCGACCAGGCGGGCACCGGTTTCGCCGGGCTCGACAACTACCGGAAGCTGTTCACGGACGACACGATCCGTACGGCGGTCAAGAACAACCTGATCTGGGTGGTCCTCGCGCCCACGGTCTCCACCGCGCTCGGTCTGATCTTCGCGGTGCTGACCGAACGCATCCGGTGGGGCACCGCGTTCAAGCTGGTCGTCTTCATGCCGATGGCGATCTCCATGCTGGCCGCGGGGATCATCTTCCGGCTGGTGTACGACGAGGCCCCGGAGCGCGGGGTCGCCAACGCGGTCTGGGTGGGCGTGCACGACACCTTCGCGAAGTCCGCCGGTTTCCCGAAGGCGCACCCGCTGCCGGTGCACCCGCTGAAGGCGGGAGGCGGCGGGTCCTTCGTCACGGAGACGACGGTGCGGGCCGGTGTCCCGGTGCTGCTGCCGCTGGTCGGAGTCGTACCGGAGAAGATGCCCAAGGACGCGGAGCCGGCCCGTACCCCCGCCCCGGACGGCGACCGGATCACCGGCACCGCCTGGCTGGACTTCACCAGGGGCGGCGGCGGGAAGCCCAACGTGGTCGACCCGAAGGAGCTCGGCCTCAAGGGCATCGAGGTCGAGGCGGTGAGGGGCGGCAAGGTCGTCGCCACCGCCACGGCCGGCGCGGACGGGTCCTTCTCGCTGCCCGCCGCCGCCGAGGGGGCAGTGCTCCGGCTGCCCGCCGACAACTTCCGCGAGCCGTACAACGGGGTCTCCTGGCTCGGCCCGAGCCTGGTCACCCCCGGGATCATCGGCAGCTACGTCTGGATGTGGGCGGGCTTCGCGATGGTGCTCATCGCGGCGGGTCTCGCCGGGCTGCCGCGCGAACTCCTCGAAGCGGCGCGGGTCGACGGGGCGAACGAGTGGCAGGTGTTCCGGCGGATCACCGTGCCGCTGCTGGCACCGGTCCTCGCGGTGGTGCTGGTCACCCTCATGATCAACGTGCTGAAGGTCTTCGACCTGATCTTCATCATCGCGCCGGGCTCCTCCCAGGACGACGCCAACGTCCTCGCCCTCCAGCTGTACCGCTCCTCGTTCGGTACGGACGCGGACCTGGGGGTCGGCAGCGCGATCGCCGTCCTCCTGCTGTTGCTGGTGATCCCGGTGATGGCCTTCAACATCCGGCGGATACGGAAGGAGGGACGCCGATGA